The Urbifossiella limnaea nucleotide sequence CCACGGCGCGCCGGTCTACCGCCTCCGCGGCAACCTGCTGCCGCTCGTCCACCTCGACCGGCTGCTGCGCGTGGACCCGACGCGGCCGGCCGACGGCGGCGCGACCGTGGTCGTGATCCAGGCCGACGACCGGCCGTTCGGGCTGGTCGTGGACGACATCCACGACACCGGCGAGATCGTGGTAAAGCCCTTGCGGAAGCAGTTAAAGGGAGCGGCGGCGTTCTCCGGCGCGACGATCCTCGGCGACGGCCGGGTGGCACTGATTCTCGACGTACTGGGCCTGGCACAGCGGGCCGGTGTGGTGTCCGGGCCGCGCGATCGCGCCGCGGCGGAGCGGCCGTCGGCCGTCGCGGCCGCTCAGGCGCGCGAGACGGTGCTGCTGGTCGCGTCCGGCGGCGGGCGGATGGCCATCCCGCTCGCCGCGGTCGACCGGCTGGAAGAATTCCCGCGCGCGTCGGTGGAGCGAGTCGGCGGGCGGAGCGTGGTGCAGTACCGCGGCGAGATCCTGCCGCTCGTCCGTGCCTCCCGGCCGAGCCGCCACAAGCGCGCGGCGAAGCGTCGGCCCGACGAGCAGCGTAGGTTGCAAGTGGCGGTGTGCGCGGCCGACGGGCGTCGCGTCGGGCTGGTGGTGAGCCGACTGCTGGACGTCGTGGAGGAGGCGGTGACCGCCCGCGCCCCGGCCGGCCGCGCGGGGGTGCTGTTCACGGCCGTCGTGCAGGACCGGGTGACGGAGTTCCTGGACATCGCGGCGGTCGTGAAGGCGGCGCACCCGGCCGCCGTATCGCCGGAGTAGCCATGCCCGTCGACCGCCAGTTCTGCACGTTCCTCCTCGCCGGCCACCACTTCGGGGTGGACGTGACGAGCGTGCAGGAGATCATCCGCGCGCAGGAGATGACCCGCGTCCCGCTCACCGCGCCGGTCGTCCGCGGGCTCATCAACCTCCGCGGCCAGATTGTGACCGCCCTCGACCTGCGCCGCCGACTCGGTCTCCCCGACCGGCCGGACGGCGACCCGCCGGTGAACGTCGTCGTACGGACCGACGACGGGGCCGTCAGCCTTCTTGTGGACGAGATCGGCGACGTGCTGGACGTGCCCGAGAGTGCGTTCGAGCAGTCACCCGAGACGCTCACCGGCCCCGCACGCGGGCTCATTCGCGGGGCGTACAAGCTCGACGGGCGGTTGCTCCTGATCCTCGACACCGACCGCACGGTGGACCTCGCCGACGCCCGCGCCCCCGACTGACCCCCAACCGAGCCGCCCATGCCGCCGCCGAAGAAGCCCCGCACCCGGCCCGCCGCGAAACCCGCCGCGAGCCTCGACACCGTGGAGTTCCTGCGGGCGGCGTTCGACGCCGTCCAGACCAACGTCTTCTTCGCCGACCCGGGGCTCAACCTCGTCTACGCCAACGGCCGGGCGCTGGAGACGCTCCGCGGCATGGAGAGCGAGTTGCGGAAGGTGTTCGGGGTCGGCGTGGACGACCTCCTGGGCGGGTCGATCCACCGGTTCCACCGCGACCCGCGGGCCATCGAGCGCATCCTCCACAACCGCGCCGCCCTGCCGCACGAGGCCGAGTTCACGTTCGGGTCGATCACCCTGCACGCCCGCATCAACGCCGTGCCCGGCGCCGGTGGGGCGGTGGCGGGCTACGTTGTCCACTGGGACGACGTGACAGCCGCCCGGCAGGAGCAGGCCCGGCTCTCGGCCATGCTCGACGCCATCGACAAGTCCCAGGCGGTGATCGAGTTCAAGATGGACGGCACGATCCTGGTGGCGAACGACAACTTCCTGCGGCTGATGGGCTACACTCTCGACGAGGTGAGGGGCCGGCACCACGGGATGTTCGTGGACGACGCGACCCGCACCGGCGCGGGCTACACCGAGTTCTGGGCGCGCCTCGGCCGGGGGGAGTACCAGGCGGGCGAATTCCGCCGCGTCGCCAAGGGCGGCCGGGAGGTGTGGATTCAGGGGAGCTACACCCCGGTGATCGACCGGTCCGGGAAGCCGGTGAAGGTGGTGAAGTACGCGTCCGACGTGACCGCACAGGTGCGGTTGCGGCTCGACGTGGAGGGCGTGCTGCGGCGGGTGGCCGAGAGTGCCACCGCCCTGGCCGCGGCGTCGCGCCAACTCGGCGGGGTGAGCCAGCAGATGGCCGCGAACGCCGAGGAAACGGCGGCGCAGGCGGGGGTGGCGTCGGCGGCCGCGGAGGAGGTGAGCACGAGCGTCGCCACCGTCGCCACCGGGGCCGAGGAGATGGGGGCGAGTATCCGCGAGATCGCCCGCAGCGCGCACGAGGCGGCCAAGGTGGCCACGTCCGCGGTCAAGGTCGCCGACCGCACGAACGACACGGTGGCAAAGCTCGGCGAGAGCAGCGCCGCGATCGGGAACGTGGTGAAGGTCATCACGTCGATCGCCCAGCAAACGAACCTGCTAGCGCTGAACGCGACGATCGAGGCAGCGCGGGCCGGCGAGGCCGGGAAGGGGTTCGCGGTGGTGGCCAACGAGGTGAAGGAACTGGCGAAGCAGACGGCGCGGGCGACCGAGGACATCGGCCGGAAGATCGAGGCGATCCAGGGCGACACCCGCGGGGCGGTCGAGGCGATCGGCCAGATCGGCAAGGTGATCACCGAGATCAACGACATCCTGAACACCATCGCCAGCGCCGTCGAAGAGCAGACGGCGACGACGGGGGAGATCAGCCGGAGCGTGACGGAGGCGGCGAAGGGGAGTAACGAGATCGCGCGGAACATTACCGGCGTAGCACAGGCCGCCCGCGGCACCACGGAGGGCGCCGGCGAGACGATGCGCTCGGCCGACGCCCTGTCGCGGATGGCGAACGAGTTGCAGCAGTTGGTGAGCGGGTTCAAGCATTGACCGGCGAGCCGGGGGCGTCAGCCCCCGGATTCTCCCCCGCGCCGTTCGCACAGAATCCGGGGGCTGATGCCCCCGGCTCGCCGGAGGATCCGCGCATGCACGCGCTCGTGATCGACGACTCCCGGACCGTCCGGGCCATCATCGGCAAGACGCTCCGCGACGAGGGGTTCGCCGTGTCCGAGGCCGGCGACGGCCGCGCCGGGCTCGCCGCGCTCGCCCGTACGCCCGACGTCGGCCTCATCCTCGTGGACTGGAACATGCCCGTGATGGACGGGCTTGAATTCATCACCGCGGTTCGCGCCGACCGCAGCTACGACGGCGTCCGGGTCGTGATGGTCACCACCGAAACCGAGCAGGCGCAGGTCGCCCGCGCCATGGCGGCCGGCGCGGACGAGTACGTGATGAAGCCGTTCACCCGCGACATCCTCGTCGCCAAGCTCAGCCTCCTCGGCGTCCTCGGGGAGTAGCCGTGCCCGCGATCCGCGTCCTGATCGTCGACGACTCGGCCGTGTTCCGCCGCGCGGTGGCCGGGGAGCTGTCCGCCGACCCGACCCTTGAAGTCGTCGGCACCGCGGCCAACGGCCGCATCGCCCTCGCCAAGCTGGCGCAGGTCGTGCCGGACCTCGTCGTCCTCGACGTGGAGATGCCCGAGCTAGACGGGCTGGCGACGCTCCGCGAGATCCGCAAGACGTACCCGAAGCTGCCGGTCATCATGTTCAGCGCGGTGACCGAGCGCGGCGCGGCCGCGACCCTTGACGCACTCGCCCTCGGCGCCACCGACTACTTCCCGAAGCCGGCCGGCGGAGGGCTCGACGCTTCACTTCGAGTCATCCGTGAGGAGTTGATCCCGGAAATCAAGGCGCTCTGTACCCGCCCCGCGGCGCTCCCCCCTACCCCGCACGTCGGACCGGTGCCCGTGTCCGGTCGCGTGGACGTGGTCGCGGTCGCGGCGTCCACCGGCGGGCCGAACGCCCTCGCCGACCTGTTCGCCGGCCTTCCCGTCGACTTCCCGGTGCCGGTCGTAATCGCCCAGCACATGCCGCCCATGTTCACCCGCCAACTCGCCGAGCGGCTGTCGGCGCGGTTCGCCGTGCGGGTCGAGGAGGGCCGAGCCGGTGCGGCACTCGCCCCCGGACACGCCTGGATCGCGCCTGGGGATTATCACCTGGTACTCGCCCGCGACGCCGCGGGGGTGCGCGTGGTGTTGAACCAGGAGCCACCCGAGAACTCGTGCCGCCCGGCCGCGGACGTGATGTTCCGCTCGGTCGCCAAGGCGTACGGCCCGGCGGCGCTCGGCGTCGTCCTGACCGGCATGGGGCAGGACGGGCTACGCGGCAGCGAGGCGATTCGTGCCGCCGGCGGGCGGGTGATCGTCCAGGACGAGGCGACCTCGGTGGTGTGGGGGATGCCGGGGGCGGTGGCCCGCGCCGGGCTCGCCGACCGCGTTCTGCCGCTGGCCCAGCTCGCGCCCGAGGTCGTGCGGCGGGTCCGCGTCGGCCGGGAGGGCGGCCGATGACCGCCCAGGACTTCGAGTACGTGTGCCGGTTCGTCCGCGACCGCAGCGCCATCGTGCTGGACGCGGGGAAGGAGTACCTCGTCGAGTCGCGCCTAAGCCCGCTCGCCGCGCAGCTCCGGCTCGGCTCGGTAGGCGACCTGATCGGGCAGCTGAGGACCGGCCGCGACGCCGGGCTCGGCACCCGCGTCATCGAAGCGATGGTGACGAACGAGACGCTGTTCTTCCGCGATGTGCAGCCGTTCGACACCCTTCGGCGGGTCGTGCTGCCGGAGTTAATCCGCCGCCGCGAGGCGGAGCGGCGGCTGTCCGTCTGGTGCGCCGCGTGCTCGACCGGGCAGGAGCCGTACAGTCTTGCAATGCTGATCCGCGAGTACTTCCCGGCTCTCGTCACGTGGCACGTCAACATCCTGGCTACGGACCTGTCGGCGGAGGTTTTAGCTCGGGCGCGTGACGGTCGTTACAGCCAGCTTGAGGTGAACCGCGGGCTGCCGGCGGCCTTCCTCCTGAAATACTTCCGCCAGCAGGGCGGCGTGTGGGAATTAGCCGACGACATGCGGCGCATGGTCGAATTCCGGGAGCTGAACCTCGTCCGCGAGTGGCCGTCGCTGCCGCGGTTCGACCTCGTGTTCCTGCGGAACGTGATGATCTACTTCGACGTGGGCACGAAAAAGGCGATCCTCGATCGCGTGGCCCGCGTGCTGCGACCCGACGGTTACCTCCTCCTTGGAGCGGCCGAATCGACGATCAACCTGGCGGACAGTTTTCGCCGGGCGGAGGAATTAAAGGGCGGCTTTTACCAGTCCGTTGGCTGACCACGGGGGCGAGGGTGGACACGCGGGACGAGTTACTCGGTGCGTTCGACACCGGCGTCGTGACCTCACTGCGGGAGTTGGCCGGCGTCGAGGCGGTCCGGTGCGGCGGGTGTGTCGGCGACGCCGACGTCGCGGCGGCGCTCCGGTTGGACGTCGGAGCGGGGTGGTGGGCAGCCCTCGCGTTCCCGTACGCCACCGCCGCCGCGCTCGCGCGCCGGGTGCTGGCGGGTGTCGCGGACGAGCCGGATGCCGCGTTGGTCCGCGACTGCGTGGCCGAGTTCCTGAACGTGGCGGCCGGGCAGGCCAAAACCCTACTCTATGGCACGCCGCACCACTTCACGTTCGCCACCCCGACCACGCCGCCTGACACGGCCGCCGGGGACGGGGTCGGATTCGAATCCGAGTGCGGCACGTTCCTCCTGTACCTGTTCCCGGCGGCCGCAACTGCAGCGCCGACCATCTGCCAGGGGGCCTGACGATGACCAGAGCGACCCGTGGAGTGGTTTCCGCCGCCGAGTTCGCACAGCGCGTTACCCTCAGTGGACTACTCGACCCGGCCGACATCCCCCCGGCTGCCGACGGCGCGACGGCCGCGCGTATGCTCGTCGAGGCCGGGAAGCTGACCGCCTTCCAGGCCGAAGCGATCCTCGGCGAGCGGTTCGAGGAGTTGCGGATCGGGAACTACGAGGTTCTCGACCGACTCGGGGCCGGCGGGATGGGTGCGGTGTTCAAGGCCCGGCACCGACGGATGAAGCGCGTCGTCGCCCTCAAGGTGCTGTCCCGCGAGGGCGCGCGCTCGGGCACGCTGGCCGAGCGGTTCCAGCGCGAGGTGGAGACGCTCGCCCGGCTCGCCCACCCCAACATCGTGATGGCTTACGACGCCGACGAGGCGGAGGCCGGGCCTTTCCTGGTGATGGAACTCGTGACCGGCCGCGACCTGGCCTCCGAGGTCGCCGACCGCGGGCCGCTCCCGGTCGAGGACGCAGTCGACCGCATCCTTCAGGCCTCCCGCGGGCTCGAGTACGCCCACGCCCAGGGGATCGTTCACCGGGACATCAAGCCGGGGAACATCCTCCGCGATACCGAGGGGCTTGTGAAGGTGGCCGACCTCGGGCTGGCCCGGTTGAACGAGCCCGCCAATCCGGCCGCGAACCTGTCACTGACCCAGGCCGGCACGGTCGTCGGCACGGCCGAGTACATGCCGCCCGAACAGGCCGTCGATTCTGGTGAGGTAGACCACCGGGCGGACGTGTACAGCCTCGGCTGCACGCTGTTCTTCCTGCTGACCGGCCGGGCACCGTACCAGGCTGCTTCGATCATGTCGATGTTCTTGAAGCACCGTGACGAGCCGGTGCCGAGCGTCCGTGCCCTACGGCCGGCGGTGCCGGCCGAGCTCGACGCCGTGTTCCAGCGGATGGCCGCGAAGGCGCCCGCCGACCGCTACCAGTCGATGACGGAGGTGGCTGCGGCACTGGAACGAGTCCGGGCGAACCTCTCGCCGGCCAACGTTGGGACTGGTGAGTGGTCGGCGATGCCGCCTGCGTCGGCCGTGCCTCCCGGCAAGACCCGCGTCATCGACCGAAACTCCCCCGCGGGGTCCAGCGAGTCGACTGGGGAGTTCGCGCTGTCACCACCGTCCACCGCCACGGCCGCGCCGGCGAGCGGCGTCGCAGGACGAACCGTCGTGCTGGCGGAGCCGTCGCGGACGCAGGCCGGGATCATCCGCCGCTACCTCCAGCAACTCGGCGCCGCGAACGTGCACGCGGCCGAGTCGGGGGCCGAGGCACTCGCGCTCGCGAAACGCGAGGGAGCGGCAGTGGTCGTTTCGTCGATGCACCTGAAAGACATGACCGGGGCACAACTCGCGACCGCGTTACTGGCTGACCCCTCGTGCGCCGGAGTCGGGTTCGTGTTGGCGACCAGTGAGGCCGACGGCCAAGCCCCCGGCGCCGTCCCCACCAGCCCGCGAGTCGTGGTGATGCCGAAGCCCTTCGACGCCGAGCGCCTCGCCCGATCGGTCGCCGCCGTCGTACGCTAACGGTTGCGCGTCGCTCGCCCCTGGCCCCAGCCACCCGGAGCGGCACCCCGGCGTTGCGAGAACGCTCCCGGCCGAGTCGAAGGCGGTCGCCGACACACCCCTGGAAGCGGGTGGTGCCGTGATTCAAGGGCGAGTGCTGGATCGGCCATCAGGCCACCCTGCCCCCGTGTCATCCGAGGGCGCTCAGCCCTTGGCAGCTTCTCGCGCTTGGCCCTCGACGCACTCGGTAGAATCCGAGCGCGGCTGAGCGTGCTCGGCGCGAGGGCCGGGCTCGGGGGAGCGAGCCCGTCTCGTAGGGACTACCCCCTTGTCGTGCCGCTGCGGCTACCGCGTCTCCGCGAAGAGCATGACGACCGACCGCGCGCCGGCCCGGTAGCTCACGCCCGGTATTGCGGGCGCCGCGGTCCACTCGCAGATATCGTCCGGCGACGGCAACGCGGTGTCGATCCAGCGCCGCCATCCCCTCCCACCCGGCAACTCGAACTCGAGCGGCTCCCAGTAGCCGTTCAGGATCATGTGGAACGTCAGCCCCTCGCCCGGGAGCTCGCCCCCGAACGCGATGCTGCGGGAGTTCTCGCCCCAGTCGGGCTGGTTCAGTCGCGTCCCGTGCCAGGCCTTGTTCGCCCGGGCGATCAGTTCCGTGAGGCTCAGCCGCTGCTCCTCGTGCCACACGTCCCGGAGTACCCGGCGGGCGAGCAGCAGTTTCACGAACCGGTGGACGTCGGCGTGCTTCTGCACCAACGCCCAGTCGAACCAGTTGGCCTCGGTGTCGTGGCAGTAGAAGTTGTTGTTCCCGCCCTGCGTTCGCCGCACCTCGTCGCCCATCAGGATCATCGGCAGCCCGATCGACATCAGCGTGGTGGCGTGAGCGTTCTTAACCTGCCGGTTCCGCATCGCCTCCACCGCGGGGTCGTCGGTCGGGCCTTCGGCGCCGCAGTTCCAGCTCCGGTTGTCGTTCGCCCCGTCGCGGTTTTGCTCCCCGTTGGCCTCGTTGTGCTTCTCGTTGTAACTCACGAGGTCGTTGAGCGTGAACCCGTCGTGGCAGGTCACGAAGTTGACGCTCTGCTCGGCCTCGCGCCCCTTGTGGCCGTACACCTCGTGGCTGCCGAGCATCCGGTCGGCGAACCGCCCGACCGAGCCGGGGGCGCCGCGGAGGAAGTCGCGCGCGTCGTCGCGGAACCGGCCGTTCCACTCCTTCCAGGCGTCGCCGACGAAGCTCCCCACCTGGTACAACCCGGCCGCGTCCCACGCCTCGGCGATCAGCTTTATCCCGGCCAGCGCCGGGTCCGACTCGATGTCCCACAGCACAGGCGCGTTCGGCAGCGGGCGGCCGTCCGGGGCGCGGGACAGGATCGACGCGAGGTCGAACCGGAACCCGTCCACGTGCATCTCGGTCACCCAGTAGCGCAGGCTGTCCACAATCAGCCGGCGGGCGACCGGGTGGTTGGCGTTGAACGTGTTGCCGCACCCGGAGTAGTCGGCGTACCGGCTCCCGCCCTGTTCGAGCATGTAGTACGTCGGGTTGTCGATCCCCTTGTACGAGAGCGTGGGGCCGTCGTGGTTCCCCTCGGCGGTGTGGTTGAACACCACGTCGAGGATCACCTCGATGCCGGCCCGGTGGAGCGCCTTGACCATGTCGCGGAACTCGTCCACCGCGCCGAGCGGGTCGCGGCGGGAGCTGTACTGCGGGTGCGGCGAGAAGTAGTTGACCGACTGGTAGCCCCAGTAGTTAACGAGCCCGGCCGGGCAGGCGAACGGGTCGAAGGCGTGGACCGGCAGCAACTCGACCGCGGTAACGCCGAGGTCGCGCAGGTAGTCCACCTTCTCGGCCAGCCCGACGTACGTCCCGCGGACGGCGTCCTTCAGCCCCGAGTTCGGGTGGCGGGTAAAGCCGCGGACGTGCATCTCGTAGACGACGGTCCGAGCCGACGGTCGGCGGAGCGGGGCGTCGCCCTCCCAGTCGTAAGCGCCGCTGTCCACGACGACACTCTTCATCGCGGTCGCGGCGTTGTCGCCGGGGCGGCGGGCCGGCTCCGGGGAGTACCCGGGCGGGATGACGACGCCGCGGCCGTAGGGGTCGAGGAGAACCTTCTCGGGGTCGAACCGCAGCCCCCGGTCGGGGTCAACCGGCCCGCGCACCCGGTAGCCGTAGAGCTGTCCGGCCTTCACCCCCGGGACGAACGTGTGCCAGTAGTGGTAGGTGCGGTTCGAGACGGGGTCGAGGGGCACGACGCGGGCCGCGGCGCCGTCCTCGCGGTCGAACAGGAGCAGGTCCACGCCGCCCGCGGTGCGCGAAAACAGGCTGAAGTTGCAGCCGCCGTCGGCGACGGTCGCGCCGAGGGGGGCGGGTTGACCGGTGATCGTGGGGTTCATCGCGGCTCCCTGTCGGGTTGGTTCGGATGCGCGTCACCCGCCCGGTTCAGGCGAACCTGGCGAACGTATCGAAAAGTGCTTCCCTGCCGGTCTCCCGTGCGGATACTTCCGCGTGAGCCGCCGGCCGCACTTGCCTATTTTCCTTCGCCGTGCCTTGATGGAGGTAACACGTCCCGCCCGCGGGGTGCCGTGACCACCCGTCTCCGATAACCCCTGCAGCGGGGCTCGCACTCATGTTCGACACCATTCTCGCACAGGCCCACAGCCTGCCGCCGCTGGCCCGGTTCTCGGTGGCGATGCTAATCCTCTTCACCGTCCCGCCGCTGTGCCGCCGCGCGCGCGTCCCTGGCGTGGTCGGGCTGCTGGTGGCCGGGGTACTGATCGGGCCGCACGGTCTTGAGGTCGCCCCCAAGCACGGGGAGGTCGCCAACTTCTTCGCCGAGCTCGGCAAGCTCCTGCTCATGTTCTTCGCCGGGCTGGAGATCGACCTCGTCATGTTCAACCGGTCGCGGAACCGGTCGCTCGGGTTCGGCGCGCTCACGTTCACCCTGCCGCTCGCTGGCGGCTTCCTGGTCGGGTTCTGGGCCGGGTACCCGTGGGTCGGCGCCCTGCTCATCGGGTCCCTGCTGGCGTCCCACACGCTGATCGCGTTCCCGATCGTGGAGAAGCTCGGCCGCGTGCGGAACGAGGCGGTCACGGTGACCATCGGCGCGACCGTGTTCACCGACGTCGCCGCCCTGCTCGTTCTCGCGGTGTGCATCCCGATCCACGCCTCGGGGTTCTCCCCGGAGTCGTTCGCGATCCAGTTGCTCCAGCTCGCCGTCTACGTCCCCGCCGTGGTCCTCGGGCTGGGGTGGGTCAGCCGCAAACTATTTGCCTACAAGCCGGCCAAGGAGGGGCAGTTCGCCCTGATGCTGCTGATGGTCGCGGTGGCGGCGGTCGCGGCCGAGGCGATCCACCTGGAGGGGATCATCGGCGCCTTCCTGGCCGGACTGGCCGTGAACACCGCGACCCGGAACAGCGAGGCCAAGCACGAACTGGAGTTCATCGGGAACCACCTGTTCATCCCGGTCTTCTTCCTGACGATCGGGTTCCTGATCGACCTGAAAGCGTTCGCCGACACCCTCGTATCCAACTTCTGGCTCGTCTTCGGGATCGTCGGCGGGCTGATCGGGTCGAAGTTCGTCGCCGCCGAGATCGCCCGCCGCATGTACAGCTACACCCGCGACGAGGGGCTGACGATGTGGTCGCTCTCGCTCCCGCAGGTCGCCGCGACCCTTGCGGCCGCGCTGGTCGCGTACGACACGAAGAACGCGGCCGGCGAGCGACTGATCGACGAGCCGGTGCTGAACTCGGTGATCGTGCTGCTCGTCGTCACCTCCGTTCTCGGTCCGGTTCTCACCGAGCGGTTCGCCCGGCGGCTGCCGCCCCCGGGCGGCGGGGTCGAGCCGGCAGCCCCGCCGACCGCGACGGTGGTGGCCGTCGGGGAGCACCACAGCTTGGTGTGACCCGGGCATCCCGGGGTCAGAAGACGAAGTTCTCCCAGCTGTGAATCCGCAGGATGATCTTCCGCAGGATCGACAGGGCGTGCGCCCGCTCGGTGTAGATCGCCACGCTCGCCGCGGCCCCGACCGGCAGGTTCAGGTTCGACACGTCCTCGGCGTAGTCGAAGACCACCGGCACGTACCCCGGCGCGGTCACCGGCGTGCCGGTGACCATCTGCCCGCCGGTGTCCAGCTCGCCCTCGCGGATCGCCGTCAGCGTCCGCCGCACCTTCACCTTGAACGACCGCCCCGGGTACGCGTCGAACACGGCCTCCGCATCGAGACCCGGCTTGATGTCCGACAGCACCCGCTGGTGGAAGCTGGCGACGAGAAGCGGCTTCTCCCCGGTCACGAAGGCCAGCAGCGGCTTGACGCCCAGGGCGGTGGCCATCTGCCCGGGGCGGAGGAGCTTCTGCGGGACGTACCCGTCTGACGGGGCGCGGACCACCGTCTGCTCCAAGTCCCACCGCGCCCGCTCCAGCAGCGCCGTCGTCTCGCGCACCTCGGGGTTCTGGCCGTCTACCTGGGTGGTGAACTCGGTCCGCACCTTCCTCTCGGCCGCTTCGGCCGCGGCCAGCGCCTGCCGAACCGACTCCAGGCTGGCACTGCCGCCTCGCAGCTTCTCGGCCGCGAGGCGCTCGTTCGCCTCGGCCTGACTGTGCTCCTGTTGCGTAGTCTTGAAATTCGCCTCGGCCCGGTCGAACTCCCCTTGGCTCATCGCCGCTTGCGCGAGCGAGTTCTTGGCTCGACCGAACTGTGCCGTCGCGAGTTCGAGCCGTTCCTTCAGCTCGACCACCTTGCTCTTGGCGCCGTCGTGCTCCTCGCGCAGCTGCCGGTCGTAGGACGACTCGGACGCCAGCAGCGTGGCACGGGCCTGCCGCGTCGTCGCCTCCGCGGCGGCAAGCTGCTCGGCGAGCTGTGCGAACTTGCTGTTCTTGACGGCCAAGGAGGCCCGCAGCCGGTCGACCTCGATCTGGAACGGCTTGGCGTCGAGCTTGAAGAGCACGTCGCCCTGCTTGAGCGGCTGGTTCGCCTCGAACGGCACCTCCACGACGACGCCGCGGACCTGCGAGACGACCTGGACGACCGGCGCGTACAGCCGGCCGTCGTGACTGACCGGGTGGAAGATCGACAGGGCGACGAACAACACCCCGAGGATCGACGCCCCGATCAGCATGGCCGTGCAGACCGTGTACGTCGTCACGGGGAGGAGCTTGTACTTCTTGAAGATCAGCCAGCAA carries:
- a CDS encoding HlyD family secretion protein, with translation MVESLVGVYALICWLIFKKYKLLPVTTYTVCTAMLIGASILGVLFVALSIFHPVSHDGRLYAPVVQVVSQVRGVVVEVPFEANQPLKQGDVLFKLDAKPFQIEVDRLRASLAVKNSKFAQLAEQLAAAEATTRQARATLLASESSYDRQLREEHDGAKSKVVELKERLELATAQFGRAKNSLAQAAMSQGEFDRAEANFKTTQQEHSQAEANERLAAEKLRGGSASLESVRQALAAAEAAERKVRTEFTTQVDGQNPEVRETTALLERARWDLEQTVVRAPSDGYVPQKLLRPGQMATALGVKPLLAFVTGEKPLLVASFHQRVLSDIKPGLDAEAVFDAYPGRSFKVKVRRTLTAIREGELDTGGQMVTGTPVTAPGYVPVVFDYAEDVSNLNLPVGAAASVAIYTERAHALSILRKIILRIHSWENFVF
- a CDS encoding cation:proton antiporter is translated as MFDTILAQAHSLPPLARFSVAMLILFTVPPLCRRARVPGVVGLLVAGVLIGPHGLEVAPKHGEVANFFAELGKLLLMFFAGLEIDLVMFNRSRNRSLGFGALTFTLPLAGGFLVGFWAGYPWVGALLIGSLLASHTLIAFPIVEKLGRVRNEAVTVTIGATVFTDVAALLVLAVCIPIHASGFSPESFAIQLLQLAVYVPAVVLGLGWVSRKLFAYKPAKEGQFALMLLMVAVAAVAAEAIHLEGIIGAFLAGLAVNTATRNSEAKHELEFIGNHLFIPVFFLTIGFLIDLKAFADTLVSNFWLVFGIVGGLIGSKFVAAEIARRMYSYTRDEGLTMWSLSLPQVAATLAAALVAYDTKNAAGERLIDEPVLNSVIVLLVVTSVLGPVLTERFARRLPPPGGGVEPAAPPTATVVAVGEHHSLV